The DNA segment TTTCATATTTTCAAATTTCCGGCCACGCTTCGTTCTCGTCCACTCACTAGATACCCGTCCAGTCTATTTACCCGTCCATAACTGTTTTTAGAATatagaaaacgcggttaccctcggtgctatggcccaacaaattctggctacattgCACCAAAATGCAtgagctttcgagaagcttgcagccaAAGTAAACTCTCCAGTTCACGTAAcgcgtcgaaatagccaaacatTTTTGAGCCACAacgccaagggtaaccgcgttttcaaaatacAAATAACTGATACGGATATTGCTAACGATggtctacacgcctctcagtaattaagtaCGAGATAAAaatttaactattcaatattagccaACCAGCCTGACATTTAGCACGTCTTATATCTGTTATAGGGGGCGCCATAACGCTGAccatgctatgccaaaaaaagcgcacttctaactcagaaagcctctTTTTAAAGATTGTTTAAAACCTTAGATGAAACACCTTGTATGAATACGGAGCGAGCAGGCTGCCTCGACAAGCCAGAAAAATATTTCCCACTTTGAACACAAGCCTTGTCGGCAGGAGTACAGCCTCCTTAAATATGGCGGCAGGCGGCACGATTGTGCTCGCCGAATGAAGTCCTGTGTCGAATGCAATCACTCGTGCGGAAATCATATCTCCGCATCTTTTATTAAAACATGACAAAATACACCGACAAGACATTCTTTAGTATATTTTCCGCAGATTGACTGAAGCAGAAACGCCAGTTTTAAGGTCTTCGCCGCGAGGCTGCGATTGCGGACAGCCTGTTTGAACGCTTGCTGAAAAACTTTTTTTAGGAACCTTCGTTTCTTTTCAGAGAGAGAACGACCACTTTCTGAGGTTTAAAATACTGTCGCCCTTTATCTATCTGCGGTAGCAAGTGCATGTCTGCTTGAAGGCCCCCGCGCAGTAGCCTCCCCGGCGGCCAATGCTACGGCAGTGGCGATGGCAAGCGCCCTGGTTGAATGGGCAGCCGAAGCCTCgacctagaaaaaaaaagaaaaagagcttcgttCTTCATGTGTTGACCTCACTGGCTAAGCAACAGCAGTCGCAATGAGCGCGCTCTGAAACGATTTCAAAGcaagaaaaatgacaaaatacACTTTTTTTACAAACACAAACCAGTCCTGAAAGTATACTCACGGACTCGAACGTGCGCAACTGCTCCTTCATCATCCTGAGCAACCACGGTGC comes from the Amblyomma americanum isolate KBUSLIRL-KWMA chromosome 1, ASM5285725v1, whole genome shotgun sequence genome and includes:
- the LOC144115393 gene encoding 4 kDa defensin, encoding MKVLAIVLIFVLVAGLVGTVVAQDDEGAVAHVRVRRGFGCPFNQGACHRHCRSIGRRGGYCAGAFKQTCTCYRR